The following proteins are co-located in the Microplitis demolitor isolate Queensland-Clemson2020A chromosome 5, iyMicDemo2.1a, whole genome shotgun sequence genome:
- the LOC103577385 gene encoding ubiquitin-conjugating enzyme E2 G2, with translation MAGSALRRLMAEYKQLTLNPPEGIVAGPINEENFFEWEALIAGPDGTCFEGGLFPAKLIFPPDYPLSPPKMQFTCEMFHPNIYTDGRVCISILHAPGDDPMGYESSAERWSPVQSVEKILLSVVSMLAEPNDESGANVDAAKMWREEREEFNKIAQKLVRKTLGIQNKP, from the exons ATGGCAGGTTCAGCATTAAGACGATTGATGGCGGAATATAAAC AACTAACGTTGAATCCGCCAGAAGGTATCGTTGCTGGTCcaattaatgaagaaaatttttttgagtggGAAGCTCTCATAGC TGGACCAGATGGTACTTGTTTTGAAGGTGGCCTTTTTCCtgcaaaattaatatttccacCTGATTATCCACTAAGCCCGCCAAAAATGCAGTTCACTTGCGAAATGTTTCATCccaata TTTATACAGATGGAAGAGTGTGTATAAGTATTTTACATGCTCCTGGTGATGATCCGATGGGTTACGAAAGTAGTGCTGAAAGGTGGAGCCCGGTTCAGagtgtagaaaaaattttattaagtgtaGTAAGCATGTTAGCTGAGCCAAATGATGAAAGTGGAGCTAATGTTGATGCTGCTAAAATGTGGAGAGAGGAAAgagaagaatttaataaaattgctcAAAAACTTGTACGTAAAACTTTAGGGATACAAAATAAaccatga